The genomic interval TGAATCGAGAAGATCGCAAATCCGGCTGTCGCCGCCGATCTCGCGCCACCTCCACGAGATTTCGCGAATGATGCGTACGCCCTTCTCGATCGGGGCGAGCGCGTCGTCCATGGTCCGTTTGTCGAATGCCGCGGCTGCGGCGGCTCTCGCTTCGGCGAGGCTGCTCCTGATCGCCGCGAGTGCCTTGGGCAATGCGTCGTCAGGTGCCGCCGGCTGTTGGGCCGCGATGGTCTGCTCGATGCGCGCAACGGCATCGAGCACCATGGCGGTGTCGGCATTGCGGTTGCGCTTGGCGTACTCGGTAAGAAACCACCGGCCTCGCGATGTCTCCATGAAGGCTTCGCGAATGGCGTCGAAGTCCGCCTCGCTGGGCGGCGCAGCGCGGGCGGAAATCGGCGACAGGGCAAAAGCTTCATCGGCCATGGCAAACTCGTCGCGCAAATCATTGAGTGTTACCGTAACGATCACCATGATACGCCGTGAATCGCAATTGAATTGACGCCATCCGAATCAGAAATCCCCCGCGGATCAGCCCCAGAGTGCGGCGTCCGGCGGATAGACCGTGCTGCCGTCATAGCGGAGACCGCCGTCGCGATCCTCGGCCAGCAACAGCGGACCGTCGAGATCGACGAAACGGGCCTGCCGCGCGATCAGCATGGCTGGCGCCATCGACAGCGAGGTGGCGACCATGCATCCAACCATGATTTCGAAGCCCAGCGCTTGCGCCGCATCCGCCATGGCCAGCGCTTCGGTCAGGCCGCCGGTCTTGTCGAGCTTGATGTTGATGGCGTCGTAGCGTTCGCGAAGGCCGTCGAGCGAGGCGCGGTCATGGACGCTTTCATCCGCGCAGACGGCAATGGGTCTGCGAATTCGTGCCAGCGCCTCGTCGTTGCCCGCGGGAAGGGGTTGCTCGACAAGCGTGACGCCGGCGGCCTCGCATGCCGCGAGGTTCCGCTCCAGGTCGTGGGGCGTCCATGCCTCGTTGGCGTCGACGATCAGTTCCGATTCCGGGGCTTGCTTGCGGACGGCGGCGATGCGTTCGCCATCGCCGTCACCGCCGAGTTTGATCTTGAGGAGGGGGCGATGTGCGGCTTTGGCGGTTGCCGCCGCCATCGCTTCCGGCGACCCCAGCGAGATCGTGTAGGCCGTGGAACGAGGGGCGGGTGCAGGGCGATCCAGCAACGTCCAAATCCGCCGGCCGCTGCGTTTAGCTTCGAGATCGCACAGCGCGCAGTCCAGAGCATTGCGCGTCGCGCCGGCCGGCATGACGGACGCGAGGGATTGGCGATCCAGGCCCGCCGCGAGGGGGGCCTGCATCGCGAGGAGGCTTGCGAGAACGCCCTCGGGAGTTTCTCCGTAACGGGCATACGGAACGCATTCTCCGCGTCCGGTGCGGCCGCCCTGGCTGATCTCGGCGACGACCACGATGGCTTCGGTTTTTGCGCCGCGGCTGATCGTGAAACTGCCCGCGATTGGCCAGCGCTCGATGCGGCACCGCAGCGTGGTTGCGTCGTTCGACAACGTTTTCAAACTGGACAAGTCCGAATGCACAGCAGCCCACGATCGGGAAGGATAACACCCCACGAGCCGGTGGCGTCGTGTTAAGGTTCCGCCTCGTGATTGCAGAAATTCGGCACGGAGCTGATGTTGTCCGACGATCCCACACTGGAGCAGATTGCGCAAGGCGACGGGCTGTCGCTCTGTGCGGCCGGCCCCTGGACGGCGCGCTTCGCGCCGGCGCTCGAACGGATCGTGGCGGATGCGGAAAAACTGACCGGCAGCCGGCCCAATATCTTCATCGATGTGTCGCAAATCTCGAGACTCGACACTTTCGGTGCATGGTTGATCGAACGCCTGCGCCGCAGTCTGACCCACGGCGGTGTCGAGGCGAAGATCGCAGGGCTTTCCCTGAACTATTCAAGCCTGGTCAATGAGGTTCGCCGCGTCCCGGCCGCCGATCCGCCGGCGGCGCGTCAAAGGGCGCTGACAGGTCTGCTTGAGGATGTCGGGCGTAACGTTGTCGGATTCGGCACGACCCTGGCGGGCGTGATCGGGATGCTGGGCGCGGTACTGGCCGCCAGCGGCCGGGTCATGCGCCATCCGCGGTCGTTTCGCCTGACCTCGACCGTCCATCATCTCGAGCAGGTTTGCTGGCGCGCGGTTCCGATCGTCGTTCTCATCACCTTCCTGATCGGCTGCATCATAGCGCAGCAGGGCATCTTTCATTTCCGGAAATTCGGCGCGGATATTTTCGTCGTCGACATGCTCGGCGTCCTGGTGCTGCGGGAAATCGGCGTGCTGCTGGTTGCGATCATGGTGGCCGGTCGCTCCGGGAGCGCCTACACAGCCGAACTCGGCTCCATGAAAATGCGCGAGGAAATCGATGCGCTGCGCACCATGGGGTTCGATCCGATCGAGGTGCTGGTCCTGCCGCGGATGCTCGCGCTGGTGATCGCGCTGCCGATCCTGGCGTTTCTCGGCGCAATCGCCGCGCTCTACGGGGGCGGTCTGGTGGCATGGCTTTACGGCGGCATTCAGCCCGAAGCGTTTCTCATCCGGTTGCGCGACGCGATCTCGATCGATCACTTCGTCGTCGGCATGGTCAAGGCGCCGGTAATGGCGGCCGTAATCGGGATCGTTGCGTGTGTTGAGGGGCTTGCCGTGCAGGGCAGCGCGGAATCGCTCGGACAACGTACCACGTCGTCGGTCGTAAAAGGCATCTTCTTCGTCATCGTGATGGACGGCGTGTTTGCGATCTTCTTCGCATCGATAGGCATGTAGGAATGACCGGCAGCGTATCCGATCCCATTATCCGCGTTCGCGACATCTCCGTTCGGTTCGGCGCGACGAAAGTCCTGAACGGTTTGAGCCTGGACGTGAAGCGTGGCGAGATTCTCGGCTTCGTCGGTCCATCGGGTGCGGGTAAGTCCGTGCTGACGCGCACGATCATCGGGCTCGTGCCGAAGATCGACGGCAGCATCGAGGTTTTCGGCGTCGATCTCCAGACCGCGGATACGACGGCGCGGCGCGCGGTCGAACGCCGCTGGGGAGTGCTGTTTCAGCAAGGCGCGCTGTTTTCGTCGCTGAACGTCCGTCAGAACATCCAGTTTCCGGTGCGGGAATATCTCAACGTTTCGCAGCGGCTGCTCGACGAGATCACCATCGCCAAGCTCGGCATGGTCGGATTGCTGCCGGAGGTCGCGGACCGCTATCCATCCGAACTGTCGGGCGGAATGATCAAGCGGGTGGCGCTGGCGCGGGCGCTGGCGCTCGATCCGGAACTGGTCTTCCTCGACGAGCCGACATCGGGCCTCGATCCGATCGGGGCGGGGGACTTCGACGACCTGGTGCGGACGCTGCAGCGTACTTTGGGGTTGACGGTTTTCATGGTAACCCACGATCTGGACAGCCTTCATACGGCTTGCGACCGTATCGCCGTTTTAGGGAACGGTAAGATCATTGCGGCAGGGTCGATGGCCGACATGCTGGCCTCGCAGCATCCCTGGCTGAGAGCCTATTTCCACGGCAAGCGTGCCCGCGCCGTCGTGGGTTGAGCGATACCGGAGAGATTTGATGGAAACGCGGGCGAACTTCGTCCTGATCGGATCGTTCACGCTTGCGGTGATCGCCGCTGCCTTCGGTTTCGTTCTCTGGTTCCAGGGCCTCCATACTGCGAAGGCGCGCAGCCCGCTTCGTATCGTGTTCGAGGGCTCGGCTTCGGGCCTGCGCAACGGCGGCAGCGTGAATTTCAACGGCATTCGCGTCGGCGAGGTGGTGTCGGTCAAGCTTGACGATCCACGCCGCGTTGTTGCGCTGACGATGGTCGAAAACGCTGCTCCGATCCGGAAGGACACCCGGGTCGGGCTCGAATTCCAGGGACTGACCGGCGTTGCTGCGATTGCGCTGAAGGGCGGCGAGGTTGCGGCGCCGCCCGTGCCTCTCGATGGGGACGGCGTTCCGATTCTTACCGCCGATCCGGCCGGCTTGCAGGACGTGACCGAGTCGATCCGCGCGACATTACAAAACGTCAATCGCGTCGTCGCCGAGAACGAGACCGCCGTGAAGAACACGTTGCAGAACGTCGAGACGTTCACTGCTTCGCTCGCGCACAACGCCGGGAAAATCGACGACCTGATGCAAAAGTTCAACGCGGTCATGAGCAAGGCTGACGGTGTCATGACCAAGACGGATGAACTAGTGCTCGGTCTCAACGCCATCGCTGGTGGCAAGGACGGCGGTGAATTGCTTAAGACGGTGAAGTCGGTCCGCGAGTTCGCCGATGATTTCAATAAACGCTCAGGCGCGTTGATGGTTGACGGACGCCGCACTCTTGGCGACATCAGCCGGGCGGTCAATAATCTGGACCGTAATCCCACCCGTCTGCTGTTTGGCCCAAGCCTCGGCAGCAGTGCGCCGGCTCCGGCGACACCGGTGCGCCCTCCGAGGAGGCGGTAAGAGCGCTGCGTCGTGCGATCTTTGTTAAATCAGACTCTGGCTAACAAAAACGGAGGCTTGCGCCTCCGTTTTTCGCAGCCGATTGAGGCGAGCGCTTATCCGAGCCGGCCCGCCGCATGCGCGAGCAGGGTATAGACCAGCCCGGTCTCCGACATCAGATGGTCACGGATCACTGAGGGCTCCTGCTGCTCATCGCGCGCGACTTCGTCCAGCAGCCGCTCGAATTCGGCGATGTAGCGATCTGCCGTCTGCTTGAAAGCGCGGTCGGCCCGGTATTTGCGGGCGACCTCGTCAAAGGCCTTCTGGCCGGCGGGCGTATAGAGACGCTTGCTGAAAGCCTTGCGTTCGCCGCGCTGATAGCGGTCCCACATCTCGCCGGCGAGGTTGCGGTCCATCAGACGGCTGATATCGAGCGACAGCGAGTCCAGCGGATTTGCGGTCGCAGCCTGTGGTGCCGGTCGTCCGCGCGGGATGTGGTCGTTGCCGTTGGTATCGGCACGGTTCAGTAAATCCGAGAGCCAGCCGTCGCCTCCATCGTCCGCACTTGCCGGGTTGACCGGCGGAGCCTCCGTGCGGCGGGATGACGGAATGCCGAGATCCGGCTGCGGCAGGTTCGACGCACTGCCGCTATCACGCGTACGCGACGCGGAGCGTGTCGTCGTCGCGCCGCGGCCACCGGCGGCGGCCATCATCGGCTCTTCCTCGCGCTGCGCGCCGGCCCGCCCGCTGCTGACGACGTCGAACCCGTGACCATGGCGTGCGACGATCCGGTTGAGTTCGGCAAGCGCTTCGATCTGATCGACGATCACCTTGCGCATCTGGGCGGTACTCTCGGCCGCCTCCTGCGGCATTTCAAATACGCCGCGACGAAGCTCATTGCGCGTCGCCTCCAGCTCCGTATGCATTTCTGCAGACATCTGCTTCATGCCCTGAACCAGGGCCGCAAACTTGTCGGCGGACTGCTTGAGCATCGAGCCGGCTTCTTCAGTCGCCCGCTGGCAAATTTCGCTCATGGATTCCGATGTCAGGCGGCGTTCTTCCTCGGTCGTGGCGCGAACGGCCTCGAACTGACGGCTGATCGCAGCCGATCCGGCGCCGGCGGTCTCGGCCACCACCCGCGCGATATCGCGTGCGCGCTCTTCGGCGGCCGCAAGCGATTCATCGAGCAGGACCGTAAACCGTGTCAGTCGCTGATCGAAGTCGGTCGTCCGCAAATCAATCGTCGTCACGAGCGAGTCAAGCATGGACTTGCGTTCCTCGACCGACGATGTGGCGCTTTGGTTGCTTTGTTCGACCCGCGCTGCTGCCTCGGCCAAAGTGTTTCCATGAGCCTCAAACTGGCCGGACAGTGCGTCCAGATCATCAAGCGCCTTGGACGCCTTGGTGTTGAACACCATCAATTGATCCTCGAGCGTCTGCGTCGCGAGGCCGTTTTGCGACGTGACATCCTTCATGGTCGATACGAAGTCGGCGACGCGTGTGACGAGCGCGCGCTCCAGCGAATTGAGATTTTCGTGCGCGCCGGTGAGGACCTCCTGGAGAAGGATATTGCCCTCGCGCAGCCGCTCGAACAGCGCGACCGTATCCGTGCGGAGGATCTTGCTGGTTTCCTGCATCTCGGTGACGGCGGAGATAGACGCCTGCCGCGACTGCTCGATGGCGGAGCGCGACGATTGCTCGAGATCCTTCAATGACTTGCTGATCGCGCCGGTCGCCAGTTCGCCCGCGTTGGTGATGGTGCGGACGACGTTGGAGCCATTCGAAACGATCGACTGCGAGAATGCCTGGCCTCTGACCTCGATCGACTTCAGGGCGTCGGCGGTAACGCGATCGATATCGGAGCTGAGCTGATCGGCCTTGCCGCCGAGAGCCTCGACCAGAGATCCGCGCTTGCTGTCGATCATCTGGGTGAGACGATCGGTCTGCTGCTGGACGTAATTGACGATTTCGTCCGTTTTACCGGTGATCACGGTGCCGAAGCTGCCGCTGGCGGCAAAGATCAAGCGCTCGGCGTCGGTCGACGCCGACTTGACCTTGGTGCTGACTTCGTTCGACGCGGAGACGAGGGAGGTCTGCGCACTCTGCGCGCTTGCCTGAATGATCTCCGTGGTATTCGCCGCCGCCGCGTGCAGAGAGCGTTCGATGTCCGAAGAGATCGCCTTGATCTGGCTGGCAGAATCAGCGGAGGCGGCGGTGAGAGTGCTCTGGGCCTCGCGCGCGCTTCCGAGAATGGCGGCGGCGGTGTCGGCGCCAACCGCGATCAATGTCCGCTCGACGTCGCTTGCAAACGATTTGACCTGACTTGTGGCATCGGTCGAGGCAGTGGTGAGCGTGTTCTGGGCTTCGCGAGCGCTGCCGAGTATGGCGGTGGCGGTGCCGGCGCTCGCCGCCGTTAGTGTCTGCTCGATGGCGCTTGCAAGTGATTTGACGTGATCTGCGGCATCGGCCGAGGCGGTGGTGAGCGTGCTCTGGGCCTCGCGTGCGCTGCCGAGAATAGCGGCGGCGGTGTCGGCGCCCGCCGTCGTCAATGTCCGCTCGATGTCGCTTGCAAGCGATTTGACCTGACTTGCGGTATCGGCCGAGGCGTTGACGAGCGTAGTCTGGGCCGTCCTCGCGCTCGACAGGACGGCGTCCGCGGTCGACGTGCCGACTGCGGACAGCATGCGTTCGACGTCGGACCCGACGGTCGTGAGAGTCCGCTCGATGTCGCTCGCGAGCGATTTGACATGCGTCGCGGCATCCGATGAGGCCGCGACCAGCGTGGTCTGCGCCGCGCGCGCACCGGCGAGAACTGATTCCGCCGTGTTGGTGCCGGCGGCGGACAGCGTCAGCTCGATATCCGTTGACAGGGATTTGACCTGGCTCGCCGTCTCGGCGGATGAGTTGACCAGCGTTGTCTGCGCATCGCGGGCGCTGTTGAGGATGGAGTTGGCGGCAGCGGTGCCGGCGGTGGTCAATGCGCGCTCGACCTCCGTCGACGTCAATTGCAATTGGGCGCCCACTTCGGTCGAAACCGAAAGCAAGGACTGCTGGGCGGTACGCGCGCCGGTTTGAATGGTTTCGCTGGTATTGACCACCAGATTGATCAGCGAACGCTCCGCATCCTCGACATGAGACTTGATGCCGAGCGACAGCTCTTCGGCGCGGGCCAACAGTGTGTCGCTGGCCTGCCGTCCGCTTGTTTCGAAGCGGCCGGCTACGGCTTCGATCCGCGATCCCAGCAGATCCTCGAACTGGGCGACACGCGTTTCGATCGCGGTTGCGACAAGGCCGACGCGCTCGTCTAGGCCTTGATGGATTTCCTGGAATCGCGCCGTGATCGTATCCGCGAGGTAAGCGCTGCGACCGTCGATGGTTTCGGTCATCCCCGAGATGCGCCCGTCGATCGCCGCGACGGCCTGCGTTGCGCCATCGCTCAGCGACGTTGCGAGGTGAGTGAGGCGGCTCTCGATCGAGCCGATCGCATGAGCGGCGCCATCGGACAGCGACGATGTGAGCGTGCCAAGCTGGCTGTCGATGGTTTCCGCGACCGACCTTGCGCGTGAATCGAAGGTTTGCTCGAGTATTCTCAGGCGGCCGTCGACGGACTCGTCGAACGACTTGATTTTGGCGTCAAACGAAGCGTCGAGATTGGTGACGCTCGACTGGAGCGAGGTTTCGAACCGCGCCAGACGCTGATCCAAGGCGGCGCTGATCTCGCCGCCGTTGGACGTCAGCCGCGTATCGAAGGTATCGACATAGGTTTTCATGGTCTCGGCGATATCTTCGGTGCGCTGGCCGAGGCGATCGACGATCTCGCCACCGAAAGTCTTTACCGTGCGGTCGAACTCCGAGATGTGGCGGGTAATGAGCGTGCCAAGCGTGCCGCTATCGCGTGCGAACTTTTCCGCGAGTTCGGCGCCCTGGTCCTTCACCAGTTGATCGAACGCACTCATCTGGAGGCTGAGCGTATCGTGCGCGGTTTCGGTTCGAGTGACAACGTTGGCCACCAGCGTATTGACCGTGACGTCCAGCGCTTCGCTGGCCTTGTCTCCGCACGAAAGAATCCGGGTTGCCAGCCGGTTACCGGCCTCGTCGATCTTGTTGGCCAGGTCGCCGCCTCGAAGCTCGAGTTCCACCAGCAGGGAGTCGCTGGAATTTTTCAGAGAGTCATGGACCTGTTCGGTGCGGTCGGAAATGCCGTCGACGATGGACGCCGACTTCTGCTCGAATTCGCCCGTAATCCGCTCGATCCGCTCGTTCAGCATGTCATGGACGCGGTCGGCCAACTCGACGAATTCGTCGTGGACGTGACCGGTCTTGAAATTGAGGCTGCTGTTCAGCCGCTCGCTGGCATCGAGCACGGCGCGCGTGGTCTCGGCGCTGGCTTCCTCAAGCCGGTCGAGCAAGTCGCCGCCCCGTTCGCCGAGCGCGAGGATCATGGTGTCGCCGGCATTGCTGAGTGCCGTCGTGATGTGCTCGCCGCGCTCTTCCAGCGCACCGGTGATGCCTTTTGCGACTTCGTCGACGCGCGAGGCGATGGCATCGCTGATTAGTGCGATGTCGTGCCGCAGGTCGATCTGGACACCCGAGATGGCGCTGCGGACCTGCTCGGCCTGGCCGACGAGGTTGTCGCGTTGAATCGCGATATCCTGAAGCAATGCGCGGATACGCACCTCGTTGTCGGAATAGGCACGTTCCAGCGCGGCGACCTCGTTGGCGACCAGGGTTTCCAGTTCGCCGGCGCGAGCGATAGCCCGCTCGACGCCGTCGCCCATCGCGGCGACTTCGCGGCGGATCGCCTGTCCGACGGTCACCACCGAATCACTGGCCAGGCCCTCCGGCTCGGAGAACCGGATCGCCACCTGGGCCATCGACTGGGCGATCATGCGCAGTTCCTGGCCGCGCCACGCCAGGCTGGCCAAAAAGTAGAACAGCAGCACGGGAGCGAAAAACAGGGCGATCAGGCCGGCGAGCGCGAGCGTGCCGCCGCTGCCCTGACCCATCGCGGCTTGCAGCGAGGGCAGAAAGCTGATCGTCAGAAGGCCGGCGCCGAGAATCCAGATGCCGGCGAAAAGCGAGGCGAGCGTATAGATATTGCGGGCGGGGCGGCCGTTCTGGATGGCCTGAAGGATTTGACCGATCGTTTCTCGATCGTCGTTGGCAGGGCGCCGCGTAAAGCGCGGTCCTTCAACGGCATCGAAGGTCGGCCGGTCTGCGGTGGAGCGGTCGTCAAATCCGTCCTCGCCGTGGTTCGCAGCGGGCGGGATCGGCGGGGCGATGTCGTAACGAGCCGAAGTTTGGTCTGGATCTCCCGCAGACGCCTCGCCGACCTTCAGCGCCTCCTGGATGGCGGAAAGAGCGACCTCTGTCGGGTCTTTAACCTTCTTGGGATTGTTCGCCATGTCAGTCCACGCCCTCGTGTTACGCAACCCGCAAGTCCGCGTCACCGCTGCAAGTCCGGTCGCCGACCCGAGCCCCAAGCCGGTTCCGGGCGCGGCCACCGCCTCCGCCCGTCTTGTCGGTCACTTCCCCCAACATCTTATTGGCTTGGCGTCTCGAATGAAACGGTCGTGATTAATACAATCTTAATCATCGTTAACGGCCAGCGGCGCTAACCGCTTCGAGCTGTTCGTAATTATTGAACAGTCGGTCCGATTCGGCCGGAAAGGCGACGGAACCCGGGGTCCGTACGCGAAACGTTCTGTTAACCAGTTCCGTGATTGGCTCGGCGGGATTCCGCTCGGCAGCCTCACCCCGGAAGCGGACTTCGGATCGCAGCAATGCCATATTCCCTTGAGCAGGTCACCTGGATGCCGTCGCCGCCACTGATTCCGGACGATGGCCCGATCGATTTCGACCATCTCTGCCGCATGACGCTCGGCGATAGTAGCCTCGAGCGCGAGGTTTTGGCGATGTTCGCGGGCCAGGCGGCCGAGCTCACCGCCGCGCTGGCGCAACTCCCGCCTGATGCCGCGACCCTGGCGCACAAGCTGAAGGGCTCGGCGCGGGCGATCGGCGCGGTTCACGTTGCGGCCGCCGCCGCCGACCTGGAGACCGCGCTCCGCAACGGCGCCGATCCGGCGGAGCCGCGGGCCGCGCTGGACCTCGCCATTACCCAGGCCTGCCAGGCGATCGACGCGATCCTGCGCCGCTCCTGACCTGCCGTCGGCGATCCCGCAAGGTGAGCGCGCCTTTTTGCGCCGGCCGCTGGCGCTGGCCGGATCGTTTCGTTATAGGACAGCCGAACCTTCCTGATTATCAATTATCTGTTCGGCAGCACTGCACCCATGACCAAGATCAACTTTGTCGACCATTCTGGCGAAACCCGCACTGTTGACGTCGAGAACGGCGCGACCGTCATGGAAGCGGCGATCCGCAACGCCGTTCCGGGCATCGAGGCCGAATGCGGCGGTGCCTGCGCCTGCGCCACCTGTCACGTCTATGTCGACGAAGCCTGGAGCGACAAGGTCGGCAAGCCGACGCCGATGGAGGAGGACATGCTCGACTTCGGCTTCGACGTGCGGCCGAATTCGCGGCTGTCGTGCCAGATCAAGGTGAGCGACGAACTCGACGGCCTCGTGGTCTCGACGCCGGAACGGCAGGCTTAACACCTCGCATCGTTCCAAACCGCGTGACGCGCTATCATGCCGCACCTCGCGCGACGCCGGGCGGATACCGGCGGGCGCAGGGCATTGCAGGCAGATTATGGCTTTCCTCAAACCGCCCGGTTGGCTATAGCGTTTTCAAGTAAAGCATGTCCTCGGGCTTGACCCGAGGATGGATGGCGGTTCGCGTGAGGAAAACGCGTCAAGACTATCCACGCAGCAGGGCGCGGCCGACATTGCCTGGCCCGGCCTGAAGGTTTCAACGGAAAAGAATTTTTGACATGAGCGAAGCGATCAAGACGGATGTGCTGATTATCGGTGCGGGCCCTTGCGGACTGTTTGCCGTGTTCGAACTGGGTCTGCTCGATATGAAAGTGCATCTTGTCGACATCCTCGACAAGATCGGCGGGCAGTGTGCCGAGCTTTATCCGGAAAAGCCGATCTACGACATTCCCGGCATTCCCTTTGTTACCGGCCAAGGCCTCACCGAGGCGCTGCTGGAGCAGACCAAGCCGTTCAATCCAAACTTCCATCTCAACGAGATGGTGGAGAGCATCGAGAAGATCGGCGATCCTGGATTTCGCGTTACCACCGACGCCGGCAAGGTATTCGAATGCAAGGTCGTCGTGGTGTCCGCAGGTGGTGGCTCGTTCCAGCCGAAGCGGCCGCCGGTGCCTGGCATCGAGGCGTATGAAAACACCTCGGTGTTCTACGCGGTGCGCAAGATGGAGCAATTCCGCGACAAGGAGATTCTGATTGTCGGCGGCGGCGACTCGGCGCTCGACTGGACGCTCAACCTGCATCCGGTCGCAAAACGCATCACGCTTCTGCACCGGCGCGACGATTTTCGCGCGGCGCCTCACAGCGTGGAGCAGATGCGCAACCTGGTCGCGGACGGCAAGATGGATTTGAAGATCGGTCAAGTCACGGCACTGGAAGGCGAAGGCGGACAACTCTCCGGCGCGCAGGTGAAGGGCAGCGACAACGCGATGTCGAGGGTCAGTTGCGATACCATGCTGCCGTTCTTCGGCCTGACGATGAAACTCGGACCGGTCGCGAACTGGGGTTTGCATCTCGAGAACAATCTCCTTCCGGTGGAGACCGCGTCGTTCGAGACCAACGTGCCCGGCATCTTCGCGATCGGCGACATCAACACCTATCCCGGCAAGCTGAAGCTGATCCTCTCCGGCTTCCACGAAGGCGCGCTGATGGCGCAGAAGGCGCATCGTTACGTCTATCCGGACAAGCGGCTGGTGTTCCAGTACACCACCTCGTCGTCGAGCCTGCAGAAGAAGCTCGGGGTAAATTGAGGGCGTGTCGTGATCGGTTATGCCGGTCGCATGAAATGGTGCGTCATGCGCGGGCTTGACCCGCGCATCCATCACTTTTTCAAAAAGATGGATGGCCGGATCAAGTCCCGGTTTTGGCCGGGACTGACAAACGGGAAGAGCGGGTGTCAATCGTTGGCCTGTAGCCGGGTTTTCCAGTCCGGGTGATCCAGTCGAGGATCGTACCAAGCTCGCCTTGCAGGGCGATAACGGTGTCACGGCGCCTCTCGCCGGGGGTGACGACGATGCGGTCGATGATCTCGCGGATGGCATCGGCTGCCTCAAGCGCGTCATCGGGATGGGCAAGCGCGGCAGTCAGGCGCTCGATCCTGCGCCGGTAGGTCTCGGCGATACCGGGGTGCATGTCGGGGACATCCTGCGGCGCGTCCGACATGTGGGCGGTCAGGCTGTCCTGTCTGGCCTCAAGCTCGGTGAGCCGGTCGGACAGCGCGCGGTGCCAGCCGCCTTGCTCGATGACGCGCACGATCTCGGCAATGGCCTTGGCGGTCTCGGCAAGCTCGCGGCGCGTGGCGTCGGCTGTATTGCGGCGCTCACGGTTGAGCCGGTTAGTTTCTTGCGTGTAGGCGCGCATGGCTTCCATAGCCATGTCCGGCGTCATCATGCGCTCGCGCAGGCCGGTCAGCACGCGGGTTTCCAGAGCCTCGCGGGCAATGGTGCGGGCGTTGTCGCAGCCGTTACCGAGCACATGGTTGATGCAGGCGAAGCGGTCCTGCCCGCGACGGGCGTAGGTGCCGCCGCAACAGCCGCAGAACAACAGGCCGGACAGCAAGGTGCGCGGCCGGTGGGTGGCGTTGAGACCGCCGTTCTTCGCCGTCATCGTTCGCGCGGCGGCGCGCGATGCCTCGGCCTGCTTCTTGTAGAGGCCAGTCAGATGGTCCTGTCTGGCCTTGGCG from Nitrobacter sp. NHB1 carries:
- a CDS encoding recombinase family protein, with protein sequence MTIVTLSEGEISELHVGLKGTMNALFLKDLAIKTHRGIRGRVEAGKIGGGNAYSYRVVHQLDANGEPIRGEREIVEEHAEIVRRIFREYVTGKGPQKIAADLNRDGIPSPTGKRWNDTTIRGNRIISSGILNCELYIGVIRWNRQRRLKNPDTGRVTYRFNPESEWIRADVPELRIVPQELWDAAKARQDHLTGLYKKQAEASRAAARTMTAKNGGLNATHRPRTLLSGLLFCGCCGGTYARRGQDRFACINHVLGNGCDNARTIAREALETRVLTGLRERMMTPDMAMEAMRAYTQETNRLNRERRNTADATRRELAETAKAIAEIVRVIEQGGWHRALSDRLTELEARQDSLTAHMSDAPQDVPDMHPGIAETYRRRIERLTAALAHPDDALEAADAIREIIDRIVVTPGERRRDTVIALQGELGTILDWITRTGKPGYRPTIDTRSSRLSVPAKTGT